A DNA window from Vibrio sp. CDRSL-10 TSBA contains the following coding sequences:
- a CDS encoding FAD binding domain-containing protein: protein MPDAKLIAGGTDLALEVTQQHHPLEQLIDLSHVDDLLTITPTETGWRIGAAVPMNQVHAFIKQHYPSADEVIERLGSLTIRNRATLGGSLGHASPIGDIAPLLISLHGEIEVDDGKHKARFAPDAYITGYRQTALKANQWISAIHLPHMADNERHAIYKISKRYEDDIATVTLGLNMTFDEQQTVTRCIISAGGVAAKSVRLSELEALFIGHPLTQSVVKKAQNKVPEVIQPLSDVRGSAAYRVKLVQNLLQRFYLESRHIETRLVQDA from the coding sequence ATGCCGGACGCCAAACTGATTGCCGGCGGAACCGACCTGGCGCTGGAGGTGACTCAGCAACATCATCCGCTTGAACAACTGATCGATCTGTCACACGTTGATGACCTGCTCACCATCACCCCGACTGAGACCGGCTGGCGTATCGGCGCTGCGGTGCCGATGAATCAGGTGCATGCATTTATCAAACAACACTATCCGAGCGCTGACGAGGTGATTGAACGTCTCGGCAGCCTGACGATACGGAACCGTGCCACTTTAGGCGGCAGCCTGGGTCACGCGTCGCCAATTGGTGATATCGCCCCGCTGCTGATCAGCCTGCATGGCGAAATTGAAGTCGATGATGGCAAGCACAAAGCCCGCTTTGCACCAGATGCGTACATCACCGGTTATCGGCAGACCGCATTGAAAGCCAACCAATGGATCAGCGCCATTCACCTGCCCCACATGGCCGATAACGAGCGTCATGCGATCTACAAAATCAGTAAACGCTATGAAGACGATATCGCCACCGTCACGCTGGGTCTGAACATGACCTTTGATGAGCAGCAAACCGTGACCCGCTGCATCATTTCCGCCGGCGGCGTTGCTGCCAAATCGGTACGCCTGAGTGAGCTGGAAGCGCTGTTCATTGGTCACCCGCTTACCCAGTCAGTAGTGAAGAAGGCCCAGAACAAAGTGCCTGAGGTGATTCAGCCACTCAGCGACGTGCGCGGCAGCGCGGCTTATCGGGTAAAACTGGTACAAAACCTGCTGCAACGTTTTTATCTCGAGTCCCGACATATCGAAACAAGGCTGGTGCAAGATGCGTAA